The following proteins are encoded in a genomic region of Syntrophotaleaceae bacterium:
- a CDS encoding twin-arginine translocase TatA/TatE family subunit encodes MFNMGMTELLVILALALIVIGPRKLPELARSLGKGLAEFKRATRDLHETFDQSYQDRDDPAEKLPPRPTPATSPDDEIDGAPGVTGDKTDG; translated from the coding sequence ATGTTCAACATGGGTATGACCGAGCTGCTGGTGATCCTGGCCCTGGCCCTGATCGTCATCGGCCCGCGCAAACTGCCGGAACTGGCACGGTCCCTCGGCAAGGGACTGGCCGAGTTCAAACGGGCCACCCGCGACCTGCACGAAACCTTCGACCAGTCGTATCAGGACCGGGACGATCCCGCGGAAAAATTACCTCCCCGGCCAACGCCGGCAACCTCCCCCGACGACGAGATCGACGGCGCCCCCGGAGTCACCGGTGACAAAACCGATGGATGA
- the mfd gene encoding transcription-repair coupling factor, producing MEHNLHDTEILHATVHSFVSGRPADHSEVYGLIGSSGAFLLSNLLTQREDLLLILAPDQKQGRQFAADLAFYHGRPEEIHFFPHWDVGPYQALTPHPDVEADRLKTLAALRVGKAKAVVLTVRSLMQRVIPRNVLDRLCRRLIAGGEFPRDDLLRQLVSLGYQAVPLVEDQGTFSVRGDILDIYPPNQPAAVRIEFFGDQIERIRPFDTASQRSTDTPLKTLELLPAREMILAGECLDTFARCLKQRCDALDIARPQREAVLEEARDGILSPGHSFLMPLNYDGLDSFFDYSGQGHWIVLDPPAVEEAIDRFSAEIREGERRMADKGEIHVAAADLFLDPATIEQELSRQPRTDFASLEVFRIDEERPHFRFQVNGNGDLREGGEDAAGSLAAQLANRLRDWRRQDWRVLLVCHQQGQADRLRDLVEPHGLSLTLVPGLRPSDLNPGQVALTLGELSAGFRLPDERLAVIGEEEIFGRRTHRRGVSEARARAMLSSLAELREGDYIVHADQGIGLYRGLLHLRAGETEGDFLHLEYAGEDKLYLPVERIEKVQKYVGGEGHAPRLDRMGGGAWEKAKVRARMVVEELARDLLNIYARREMGEAFAYSPPDNLFREFEAAFPYEETPDQLVAINESLADMQSARPMDRLVCGDVGYGKTEVAIRAAFKAVLDSKQVAVLVPTTVLARQHLQTFSERFQGYPVTVDMMSRFRTAAEQKETLRKTAEGKVDILIGTHRLLQRDVRFKDLGLVIVDEEQRFGVTHKERLKKLRAEVDMLTLTATPIPRTLHMSLLGLRNLSVIDTPPVDRQAIRTYVTRFDDDLIRQAILRELQRGGQVFFVHNRVQSIEGMAGFLRTLVPEAKIAVGHGQMGEKALEDVMMDFIEGRSNVLVCSTIIENGLDIPRANTIIINRADCFGLAQLYQLRGRVGRSHQRAYAYLLIPGEGTLTRDARERLRVLQELTELGAGFRIASHDLELRGAGDLLGAKQSGQIAAIGFEMYAELLEETILELKGQHKEERIDPEIRLGLSAFLPEKYLPDPNQRLVFYKKLAAAVDDRVIYETADELRDRYGELPPPAMLLLEVMKLRVLMKRLRIELAEYDGHNLIFGFRADTPVTPDQILGLMRAQDGRYRFTPDYRLTVRSGRLAGEGVLETAKKELHGFLQL from the coding sequence ATGGAACATAATCTGCACGATACCGAAATTCTGCACGCCACGGTCCATTCCTTCGTCTCCGGACGCCCGGCGGATCACAGTGAGGTGTACGGTCTGATCGGTTCGAGCGGCGCGTTCTTGCTGTCCAACCTGCTGACGCAGCGCGAGGACCTTCTGCTGATCCTGGCCCCGGATCAGAAACAGGGCCGGCAGTTCGCAGCAGACCTGGCTTTCTATCACGGTCGTCCCGAAGAGATCCATTTTTTCCCCCACTGGGACGTCGGTCCCTACCAGGCCCTGACCCCCCATCCCGACGTCGAAGCCGATCGTCTGAAGACCCTTGCCGCCCTTAGGGTCGGCAAGGCCAAAGCTGTGGTGCTGACGGTGCGCAGTCTGATGCAGCGGGTCATCCCGCGCAACGTGCTGGACCGCCTTTGCCGAAGACTGATCGCCGGCGGGGAATTCCCGCGGGACGATCTTCTGCGGCAGCTGGTGTCGCTCGGCTATCAAGCCGTACCTCTGGTGGAGGATCAGGGAACCTTTTCCGTCCGGGGTGACATCCTCGACATCTATCCGCCCAACCAGCCGGCGGCGGTCCGCATCGAATTTTTCGGCGATCAGATCGAGCGGATACGTCCCTTCGATACGGCCTCTCAGCGCTCTACGGACACCCCCCTGAAAACCCTCGAGTTACTGCCCGCCCGCGAGATGATTCTGGCGGGTGAATGTCTCGACACCTTCGCCCGCTGTCTGAAACAGCGCTGTGACGCCCTGGACATCGCCCGGCCCCAGAGGGAGGCGGTTCTCGAAGAGGCCCGGGACGGTATCCTGTCTCCGGGACACTCTTTTCTCATGCCCTTGAATTACGACGGTCTGGACAGTTTCTTCGATTATTCCGGACAGGGGCACTGGATCGTGCTCGATCCCCCCGCTGTCGAGGAGGCCATCGACCGTTTTTCGGCCGAAATTCGGGAAGGGGAGCGGCGGATGGCCGACAAGGGGGAGATCCATGTCGCTGCCGCCGATCTGTTCCTCGATCCAGCAACGATTGAGCAGGAACTGAGCCGCCAGCCCCGCACCGATTTTGCATCGCTTGAAGTTTTCAGAATCGACGAGGAAAGGCCTCATTTCCGCTTTCAGGTGAATGGCAACGGCGATCTTCGGGAGGGGGGGGAGGACGCGGCGGGCAGTCTGGCTGCGCAGCTGGCCAATCGCCTGCGGGACTGGCGCCGGCAGGACTGGCGCGTCCTGCTGGTCTGTCACCAGCAGGGGCAGGCCGACCGCCTGCGCGACCTGGTCGAACCGCATGGCCTCTCCCTGACCCTGGTACCGGGATTGCGTCCCTCGGATCTGAATCCCGGACAGGTTGCCCTGACCCTGGGCGAACTGTCGGCCGGCTTCCGCCTGCCTGACGAACGCCTGGCGGTGATTGGCGAGGAGGAGATCTTCGGACGGCGGACCCATCGTCGGGGGGTTTCGGAGGCCCGGGCCCGGGCCATGCTTTCTTCCCTGGCCGAACTGCGGGAAGGGGACTATATCGTCCACGCCGACCAGGGGATCGGCCTCTACAGGGGGTTGCTGCACTTACGGGCGGGAGAGACCGAGGGCGACTTTCTGCATCTGGAATATGCCGGGGAGGACAAGCTCTATCTGCCCGTGGAGCGGATCGAAAAGGTCCAGAAATACGTCGGCGGCGAGGGGCACGCTCCGCGTCTCGACCGCATGGGGGGCGGCGCCTGGGAAAAGGCCAAGGTTCGGGCCAGGATGGTGGTCGAGGAGCTGGCCCGGGACCTGCTCAACATTTATGCGCGGCGGGAGATGGGCGAGGCCTTCGCCTATTCTCCGCCCGACAACCTGTTCCGGGAGTTCGAGGCCGCTTTTCCCTATGAGGAAACCCCCGATCAGCTGGTGGCCATCAACGAGTCGCTGGCCGACATGCAGTCCGCACGGCCGATGGATCGTCTGGTCTGCGGCGATGTCGGCTACGGCAAAACCGAAGTCGCCATCCGGGCAGCCTTCAAAGCGGTGCTGGACAGCAAGCAGGTGGCTGTGCTGGTGCCGACCACGGTTTTGGCCCGGCAGCACCTGCAGACCTTCAGTGAACGGTTTCAGGGATATCCGGTCACCGTTGACATGATGTCCCGCTTCCGCACCGCCGCCGAGCAGAAGGAAACCCTCAGGAAAACCGCCGAGGGCAAGGTCGACATCCTCATCGGCACTCATCGACTGCTGCAGCGGGACGTGCGCTTCAAGGACCTGGGGCTGGTCATTGTCGATGAGGAACAGCGTTTCGGGGTGACCCACAAAGAACGCCTGAAAAAGCTGCGGGCCGAGGTCGACATGCTGACCCTCACCGCGACTCCCATCCCCCGCACCCTGCACATGAGTCTGCTCGGCCTGCGCAATCTGTCGGTCATCGATACCCCGCCGGTGGACCGCCAGGCGATCCGCACCTATGTGACCCGGTTCGATGACGATCTGATCCGTCAGGCGATTCTGCGGGAACTGCAGCGGGGGGGACAGGTCTTTTTCGTTCACAACCGTGTGCAGTCGATCGAGGGGATGGCCGGCTTTCTGCGCACCCTGGTGCCTGAGGCAAAAATCGCCGTAGGCCACGGTCAGATGGGAGAGAAGGCCCTCGAGGACGTGATGATGGATTTCATCGAGGGGCGCAGCAACGTGCTGGTTTGCAGCACCATCATCGAAAACGGTCTCGACATCCCCCGGGCCAATACGATCATCATCAACCGGGCCGACTGTTTCGGCCTCGCCCAGCTCTACCAGCTGCGCGGGCGGGTCGGCCGCTCTCATCAGCGGGCCTACGCCTATCTGCTGATTCCAGGTGAAGGCACCCTGACCCGGGATGCCCGGGAGCGGCTGCGGGTACTGCAGGAACTGACCGAACTGGGAGCGGGCTTCCGTATCGCCAGCCACGATCTGGAATTGCGGGGTGCCGGGGACCTGCTGGGCGCCAAGCAGTCCGGGCAGATCGCCGCCATCGGATTCGAAATGTATGCCGAGCTTCTGGAGGAGACCATCCTCGAGCTCAAGGGACAGCACAAGGAAGAACGAATCGATCCCGAAATCCGGCTCGGACTCTCGGCTTTCCTGCCCGAAAAATACCTGCCTGATCCCAATCAGCGCCTGGTTTTTTACAAGAAACTGGCGGCTGCCGTCGATGATCGGGTGATTTACGAAACCGCCGACGAATTGCGGGACCGCTACGGGGAGCTGCCTCCTCCGGCCATGCTGCTGCTCGAGGTCATGAAACTGCGGGTTCTGATGAAGCGGCTGCGGATCGAACTGGCCGAATACGACGGTCACAACCTGATTTTCGGATTCCGTGCCGACACCCCCGTGACGCCCGATCAGATTCTGGGGCTGATGCGGGCGCAGGACGGGCGCTACCGTTTTACCCCGGACTATCGTCTGACGGTCCGCAGCGGTCGTCTGGCCGGGGAAGGGGTTTTGGAAACGGCCAAAAAAGAATTGCATGGTTTTCTTCAGCTGTGA
- a CDS encoding SurA N-terminal domain-containing protein → MGISGKNKESNMKRIVLMAIIAVLTAVPYAEAQVVSRIAAIVNDEIITTGQLDRELDRMLAENPQEDLTEEKRQELRRELLSRLIDDLLVDQRAKKIGIAVAEEEIDKAIADVQRQNGIDREQLEAALTAQGMTFPEYRAKLARQLLNFKLVGREIRSEVEVTNQELRNYFQENIDEYREAPFIRLSRLSFPLPSGADANQIAALRSLCQEARQELRLGTPFGDVLEKFTRDKGGDGGAMGTFGEGELTEPFAGAVRNLEVRQVSEVIETPAGFHILYVEEKNPGRVPDFEEVRDQLSKMILERKREEALQGWAENLKKEAHIEIKL, encoded by the coding sequence TTGGGAATTTCTGGAAAAAACAAGGAATCAAACATGAAGCGTATTGTTCTGATGGCGATAATTGCCGTGCTGACGGCCGTCCCGTATGCCGAAGCTCAGGTCGTCAGTCGCATCGCCGCTATTGTCAATGACGAAATCATCACAACCGGACAGCTCGATCGCGAACTGGACCGGATGCTGGCCGAAAACCCGCAGGAGGACCTGACTGAAGAAAAACGCCAGGAACTTCGTCGGGAACTGCTTTCCAGGCTGATTGACGACCTGCTGGTCGACCAGCGGGCCAAAAAGATAGGCATTGCGGTTGCCGAAGAGGAGATCGACAAAGCCATCGCCGATGTCCAGCGGCAGAACGGCATCGACCGGGAGCAGCTCGAAGCCGCCCTCACTGCCCAGGGAATGACCTTCCCGGAGTACCGGGCCAAACTGGCCAGGCAGCTGCTTAATTTCAAGCTTGTGGGACGCGAGATTCGCAGCGAAGTCGAAGTGACCAACCAGGAATTGCGGAATTATTTCCAGGAAAACATCGACGAATACCGGGAAGCGCCTTTTATTCGGCTTAGCCGGCTCAGTTTCCCCCTTCCGTCCGGGGCCGACGCCAACCAGATCGCGGCCCTGCGCAGCCTTTGCCAGGAAGCCCGGCAGGAGTTGCGCCTTGGGACTCCCTTTGGGGATGTGCTGGAAAAGTTCACCAGGGACAAAGGCGGCGATGGCGGCGCCATGGGGACTTTCGGCGAGGGAGAGTTGACCGAGCCCTTTGCCGGGGCAGTGCGAAATCTGGAGGTTAGGCAGGTCAGCGAGGTGATCGAGACCCCTGCAGGTTTCCATATCCTCTATGTGGAGGAAAAAAATCCGGGCAGAGTTCCCGATTTTGAGGAAGTTCGGGACCAGCTCAGCAAAATGATCCTCGAGCGCAAGCGGGAGGAGGCTCTGCAGGGCTGGGCCGAAAACCTGAAAAAGGAAGCCCATATCGAAATCAAGCTGTAA
- the pdxA gene encoding 4-hydroxythreonine-4-phosphate dehydrogenase PdxA yields MKKSLILTMGDPAGVGPEIILKAWLAGQLDAWAGSLLVAGDPFVLSRAAEVLKAEIRVEENKAGLATHQMRAGERFLALRALSDLSVENPAWGRPTAACGAAMVKYIEWACDRCLAEEASGMVTAPISKQAILAAGCEAPGHTELLASRCGAGKVVMMLAGERLRVCLVTTHLALRDVPGALNTPDILETIRITDSSLRRFFGLSRPRLAVLALNPHAGEGGRFGDEETRIIAPAIETARREGILASGPHSADALFHFAARGDYDAVICMYHDQGLIPLKLLHFSDGVNVTLGLPIIRTSVDHGTAYDLAGTGRADSASLVAAVRMAAGMAVRQ; encoded by the coding sequence ATGAAAAAATCCCTGATTCTGACCATGGGCGATCCTGCCGGGGTCGGTCCCGAAATCATTCTCAAGGCCTGGCTGGCGGGACAGCTGGATGCGTGGGCCGGGTCCCTGCTGGTGGCCGGCGACCCCTTTGTGCTGAGTCGTGCAGCCGAAGTGCTGAAGGCAGAAATCAGGGTTGAAGAAAACAAGGCGGGGCTGGCTACACATCAAATGCGCGCCGGGGAGCGATTTCTCGCTCTGCGGGCCCTTTCGGATCTATCAGTCGAAAATCCGGCCTGGGGGCGCCCGACCGCGGCCTGCGGCGCGGCCATGGTGAAGTACATCGAGTGGGCCTGCGATCGCTGCCTCGCGGAGGAGGCGTCGGGCATGGTGACGGCGCCGATCAGCAAGCAGGCCATACTCGCCGCCGGTTGCGAGGCTCCGGGCCATACCGAGCTGCTGGCCAGCCGCTGCGGGGCAGGCAAGGTGGTGATGATGCTGGCCGGGGAACGTCTCAGGGTCTGTCTGGTGACGACCCATCTGGCCTTGAGGGATGTGCCGGGAGCGCTGAATACACCGGACATTCTGGAAACCATCCGGATCACCGACAGCTCCCTGCGGCGGTTCTTCGGCCTGTCCCGTCCTCGACTGGCGGTACTGGCCCTCAATCCCCATGCCGGCGAAGGCGGGCGGTTCGGCGACGAAGAGACCCGCATCATCGCACCGGCCATCGAGACGGCGCGCCGCGAGGGCATTCTTGCCAGCGGTCCGCACAGCGCCGATGCCCTGTTTCATTTCGCCGCCAGGGGGGATTACGACGCGGTGATCTGTATGTACCATGACCAGGGCCTGATTCCTCTCAAGCTGCTGCATTTCAGCGATGGGGTCAATGTGACTCTGGGCCTGCCGATTATCCGCACCTCCGTGGACCATGGCACTGCCTACGATCTGGCAGGCACTGGCCGCGCCGATAGTGCCAGCCTGGTGGCGGCGGTCAGAATGGCGGCGGGGATGGCTGTAAGGCAGTGA
- a CDS encoding peptidyl-prolyl cis-trans isomerase, translating to MSRGRNPYLILLVLFALLLAACQEPDKLESSVLLRVNGRITTLDQFQGEVSRLMSAENGMSKERRKELERSLLAQKIDREIVLEQADQAGIQIPVEQLQSVVEENLAEYSAGDFEQMLREQHLTIEEWRRQLEENLRIEAAARRLAYDRITITEQEIADYYREHREEFNHTEQVRTRQIAVGSEDEGQRVLGLLHQGMDFGDAAQKFSRSPDAEQGGDLGFFSRGEMPVEFDQVVFSLPPGRISDLVHSEYGFHIFLVEERRPARRMSLAEVRDEIIARLRETKEEKAYQDWLQALRSQASIEVDWSLL from the coding sequence ATGTCTCGCGGCAGAAACCCCTATCTGATCCTTCTCGTTCTGTTCGCCCTGCTTCTTGCTGCCTGCCAGGAGCCCGATAAGCTGGAGTCCTCGGTCCTGCTCAGGGTCAATGGGCGGATAACCACGCTCGATCAGTTCCAGGGGGAAGTATCCCGCCTTATGTCAGCGGAAAACGGTATGTCCAAGGAACGACGCAAGGAGCTGGAGCGATCGCTGCTGGCGCAGAAGATCGACCGCGAAATCGTCCTGGAACAGGCGGACCAGGCCGGTATCCAGATTCCGGTGGAACAGCTGCAGTCGGTTGTTGAGGAGAATCTGGCTGAATACTCGGCCGGAGATTTCGAACAGATGCTCAGGGAACAGCACCTGACCATCGAAGAGTGGCGCAGGCAGCTGGAGGAAAATCTGCGTATCGAAGCGGCCGCCCGGCGCCTGGCCTACGACCGGATTACGATCACCGAACAGGAGATAGCCGACTATTACCGGGAGCATCGGGAGGAGTTTAACCACACCGAGCAGGTGCGGACCCGGCAGATAGCCGTTGGCAGCGAGGACGAAGGGCAGCGGGTGCTGGGCCTGCTGCATCAGGGAATGGATTTCGGCGACGCCGCTCAGAAGTTCTCCCGTTCGCCCGATGCCGAGCAGGGCGGCGATCTCGGTTTCTTCAGTCGTGGAGAAATGCCGGTCGAATTCGATCAGGTCGTTTTCTCCCTGCCGCCGGGACGGATCAGCGATCTGGTCCACTCCGAATACGGATTCCACATATTCCTGGTCGAGGAGCGCCGTCCCGCCCGTCGCATGTCGCTTGCCGAGGTTCGTGACGAAATCATCGCCAGACTGCGGGAGACCAAGGAGGAAAAAGCCTATCAGGATTGGTTGCAGGCTCTTCGCAGCCAGGCATCCATAGAGGTCGACTGGTCATTACTGTAG
- the nadA gene encoding quinolinate synthase NadA, which translates to MNPEQLKKEIRRLAEERDALIMAHFYQRDEIQDIADITGDSLAMAIEAARTGRKVIVLCGVHFMAESAAILAPGKTVLLPRPDAGCPMADMVSVEKLREMKSRFPGRPVVTYVNSSAAVKAESDICCTSANAVKVVNSLEADEVLLVPDRNLGRYIAANSDKKCHFWEGYCPYHDQLPEEDVLAAKERYPEALFLAHPECRPQILKLADHVASTSGIIDYVAKSPAKQFILGTEVGILFRLRRENPDKEFIMPNSLLFCQSMKYATLEDVLKCLQTLSPQVTVPEEVARGARLALERMLAVPRD; encoded by the coding sequence ATGAATCCGGAACAGCTCAAAAAAGAGATCCGCCGCCTGGCCGAGGAGCGCGACGCTCTGATCATGGCCCATTTCTATCAGCGCGACGAGATTCAGGACATAGCCGATATCACGGGGGATTCCCTGGCCATGGCGATCGAGGCCGCCCGCACCGGGCGCAAGGTCATCGTTCTGTGCGGGGTCCATTTCATGGCCGAAAGCGCGGCCATTCTCGCCCCCGGAAAGACCGTGCTGCTGCCCCGGCCCGATGCCGGATGCCCCATGGCCGATATGGTCAGCGTGGAAAAGCTGCGGGAGATGAAATCCCGGTTTCCCGGACGGCCGGTCGTGACCTACGTCAATTCGAGCGCCGCGGTCAAGGCCGAAAGCGATATCTGCTGTACCAGCGCCAACGCGGTCAAGGTGGTCAATTCCCTCGAGGCCGACGAGGTTCTGCTGGTGCCGGACCGCAACCTGGGGCGCTACATCGCCGCCAACAGCGACAAGAAATGCCATTTCTGGGAAGGCTACTGCCCCTACCATGACCAACTGCCGGAAGAGGACGTGCTGGCGGCGAAGGAGCGGTATCCCGAGGCTCTGTTCCTGGCCCATCCCGAATGCCGTCCGCAGATCCTCAAGCTGGCCGATCACGTCGCCTCCACCAGCGGGATCATCGACTACGTCGCCAAAAGTCCGGCGAAACAGTTCATCCTCGGCACCGAGGTCGGCATCCTGTTCCGTCTGCGCAGGGAAAATCCGGACAAGGAGTTCATCATGCCGAACTCCCTGCTGTTCTGCCAGAGCATGAAATATGCTACTCTTGAAGACGTTCTGAAATGTCTGCAGACCCTCAGCCCGCAGGTGACCGTCCCGGAGGAGGTTGCCCGGGGGGCCAGACTCGCTCTCGAACGGATGCTGGCCGTTCCCCGCGATTGA
- the tatC gene encoding twin-arginine translocase subunit TatC produces MTKPMDELPVTSHLEELRRRLIICVCAWLVAFLACYGFAEQLFQFVAQPVRAVLPEGSSLVFINATEPFFTYLKIAAFAGLLLSLPVILWQAWAFVAPGLYGHEKRLALPFVLSSCACFATGTWFGFLYVFPLIFRFLIGFGTGTGDIDAMLSMAEYLSLSSKLLLAFGAIFELPIVIFFLARLGIVDHHWLAKNRKYAILVAFVVGAILTPPDVISQLALAIPFIVLYEVGIIVARLFGAPPVDAVDGSEQSTD; encoded by the coding sequence GTGACAAAACCGATGGATGAGCTTCCGGTCACCTCCCATCTCGAAGAATTGAGGCGCCGGCTGATTATCTGCGTCTGCGCCTGGCTTGTCGCTTTTCTGGCCTGCTACGGCTTCGCCGAGCAGCTGTTCCAGTTCGTGGCGCAACCGGTCAGGGCCGTGCTCCCCGAGGGGAGCTCGCTGGTCTTCATCAACGCCACGGAACCCTTTTTCACCTATCTGAAGATCGCCGCCTTTGCCGGCCTGCTGCTGTCCCTGCCGGTCATCCTGTGGCAGGCCTGGGCCTTTGTCGCGCCGGGGCTCTACGGGCACGAAAAACGTCTCGCGCTGCCCTTCGTGCTCTCCAGCTGCGCCTGTTTCGCCACGGGCACCTGGTTCGGATTTCTCTACGTCTTTCCGCTGATCTTCCGCTTCCTGATCGGGTTCGGCACCGGCACCGGGGACATCGACGCGATGCTGTCGATGGCGGAATACCTGTCCCTGTCCAGCAAGCTGCTGCTCGCCTTCGGGGCGATCTTCGAGCTGCCGATCGTCATTTTCTTCCTGGCCCGCCTGGGGATCGTCGATCACCACTGGCTGGCCAAAAACCGCAAGTACGCCATTCTGGTCGCTTTCGTGGTCGGCGCCATCCTCACGCCCCCCGACGTCATCTCTCAGCTTGCCCTGGCCATACCCTTCATCGTGCTGTACGAGGTGGGCATCATCGTGGCCCGCCTGTTCGGAGCGCCGCCCGTCGATGCCGTGGATGGTTCTGAGCAGAGCACGGATTAA
- a CDS encoding ABC transporter ATP-binding protein translates to MEPALEIIDLCKSFGGTPAVDNLSLAIQPGEIFGLLGPNGAGKSTTINMVSGVSRIDRGEVKIFGHDNRREYRLTRRLTGVMHQEIVTDHFFTIDRALKIHPGYYGVPRDEAWRRLLIERLGLGPHLQKPMHKLSGGLKRRFMVAKALIHKPSLLILDEPTAGVDVELRRTLWQFVREINRAGTTVLLTTHYLEEAEQMCGRIAIMNHGRLIALEKTADLLARLEKRQMIIHLEHPLEELPAALAPWQACLEEGGLRLKLAFPEQAGMKELLQMLGRLELPIRDMELPRPGLEEVFIELTGLRSDAGKEESP, encoded by the coding sequence ATGGAACCTGCACTGGAAATAATCGATCTCTGCAAAAGCTTCGGCGGAACGCCCGCGGTCGACAACCTCTCCCTGGCCATCCAGCCGGGTGAAATCTTCGGCCTGCTCGGGCCGAACGGCGCCGGCAAAAGCACCACCATCAACATGGTCAGCGGCGTCAGCCGCATCGACCGGGGAGAGGTGAAGATCTTCGGGCACGACAACCGCCGGGAATATCGCCTCACCCGGAGACTCACCGGTGTGATGCACCAGGAGATCGTCACCGATCATTTCTTCACTATCGACCGGGCGCTGAAAATCCATCCCGGCTACTATGGGGTGCCCCGGGACGAGGCCTGGCGCCGTCTGCTGATCGAGCGTCTGGGGCTTGGTCCACACCTGCAAAAACCGATGCACAAGCTCTCCGGCGGACTCAAACGCCGCTTCATGGTCGCCAAGGCCCTGATCCACAAGCCGAGCCTGCTGATCCTCGACGAACCGACGGCGGGCGTGGACGTGGAACTGCGGCGCACCCTCTGGCAGTTCGTCCGGGAAATCAACCGGGCCGGCACCACCGTCCTGCTGACCACCCACTACCTGGAAGAGGCCGAGCAGATGTGCGGCCGGATCGCGATCATGAATCACGGCCGGCTGATCGCCCTGGAAAAAACCGCCGATCTGCTGGCCCGACTGGAAAAACGGCAGATGATCATTCACCTCGAGCACCCCCTGGAGGAGCTGCCTGCCGCATTGGCTCCCTGGCAGGCCTGTCTGGAGGAAGGGGGCCTGCGGCTGAAACTGGCTTTTCCCGAACAGGCCGGCATGAAGGAGCTGCTGCAGATGCTCGGCAGGCTGGAACTCCCCATCCGCGATATGGAACTGCCCCGTCCCGGCCTGGAGGAGGTATTCATCGAGCTGACCGGCCTGCGCAGCGACGCCGGCAAGGAGGAAAGCCCATGA